CCGCCCGCGTTCGCCATCTCGGGGATGGCGTAGTGGGCGCAGTAGAACACACTCGAGAGATTGGTGGCGATCACCCGATCCCACACGGCTGGATCAATTCGCGGCGTGAAGCCGTCGTCGAACGGCAGTGCGATGCCCGCGTTGTTGTACAGGATGTGCAACGCCCCGTACGCGGCGACCGTGTCGTGGACAAGGCGCTCGCACTCGGCTGGTTTGGTGACGTCCGCGGCAATGAAACGGGCCTCTCCCTGCGCCTCGTGAATGAGCGCCACGGTACCGGCGCCGCTCTCCACATTCACATCCGAGACCACGACTGTCGCGCCCTCACGTGCCAGCGCCAGTGCCCCGGCGCGGCCGAGCCCCGATCCAGCCCCCGTTACGATTGCTACTTTTCCTGCAAGATGCACATTGACCTCCGAATCGTTGGTTGCCTGTCAGTCCGTCAGTGCCGCGAAGACGAGGTCCGACAACTTCTGGTGGCGCTCGATGCTGTAGGAGTCTTCCATCAGACCGCTCGACATGAAGACGTAGGACAGGTCACGTATCGGATCAATCCAGAAGCAGGTAGAACCGGCTCCGAGACCGCCGAAGGTCTCCGGTGACGCGAGCGTACCGAACGGCGTCGGGTGGATACCCTCACCGCGCAGGAAGAACCCGAGGCCGAGATACGCGGGGAAAGGCTCCCAGCCGCGGAACGCGTAGGTGTAGTCCATCAGGCTGTTGGGCAGATCGCCGGTCTGGTTGATCTGCACCAACTCGATCATTGCGGGCGATAAAATGCGTGCGCCGTCCAGCTCTCCTCCACGACGCAGCATCTCGGCGAAACGAAACAAGTCGGACGCCGTGGAGACGTAGCCACCGGCAGGAATCTCCGCTTCTTCCGTGATCGCTGCGCCGAAGAACTCGAGCATTTCGGGATCGAACAATCCCCGCCGGCGGTCGCGGGCCACGATCGGGGCGACCCGCTTGGCGAGGTCCCGACGCAGTCCCAGCGAGGTGTTCTTCATGCCGAGAGGCCGGAACAAGTCCTCCTCGACGATCTGCCGGAACGGACGCCTGCTTCCCTCCAAGCGGCGGACGACTTCTGCCAGCACGGCATGGGCGACAAGGGCGCTGTAACTGACACGCGTACCCGGCAGGGACTCGGGCAGCGAGGCGCAGGTGACCGCCACGACCGCGGCGAGATTGCCGGCCATATCAGGGGTGATCAGCGGCGGCAGCATGGCGGGCATCCCCGCGGTGTGGGTCAGCATCTGCGCGATCGTGATCCGCTCTTTCCCGCGGGCCCCAAACTCAGGGATGATGTCTGCGACCCGGGTGGAGAAGGAGATTTCGCCGCGCTCGATCCGGTTCAGCAGCGTGACGACGACAAACTGCTTGCCGACAGACATGGTGTAGAACGATTGGTCCTTTTCCACCTGGCGGCCGGCGGCCCGGTCTGCCCAGCCGAAGTGTTCGTGGTACGCCACCGTGCCGCTTCGTCCGACGACCAGCTCGCAGCCGTCGTAGCGTTCCGCTGCAATGTCGTTGCGAATCACCTCGGAAAGT
This DNA window, taken from Candidatus Binatia bacterium, encodes the following:
- a CDS encoding SDR family NAD(P)-dependent oxidoreductase — translated: MHLAGKVAIVTGAGSGLGRAGALALAREGATVVVSDVNVESGAGTVALIHEAQGEARFIAADVTKPAECERLVHDTVAAYGALHILYNNAGIALPFDDGFTPRIDPAVWDRVIATNLSSVFYCAHYAIPEMANAGGGAIINTASSMAHLPLGGLDGYAASKGGVALLTKSMAVGCGALNIRVNAISPGYVDTPMNAVIWQSEEMKGAFAKGHATGLQTPEEIAEVVVFLASDAARSLTGAVLNCDRGWTAFKQPDLFR
- a CDS encoding serine hydrolase domain-containing protein produces the protein MMNQQRSEDLGFDPERLERLSEVIRNDIAAERYDGCELVVGRSGTVAYHEHFGWADRAAGRQVEKDQSFYTMSVGKQFVVVTLLNRIERGEISFSTRVADIIPEFGARGKERITIAQMLTHTAGMPAMLPPLITPDMAGNLAAVVAVTCASLPESLPGTRVSYSALVAHAVLAEVVRRLEGSRRPFRQIVEEDLFRPLGMKNTSLGLRRDLAKRVAPIVARDRRRGLFDPEMLEFFGAAITEEAEIPAGGYVSTASDLFRFAEMLRRGGELDGARILSPAMIELVQINQTGDLPNSLMDYTYAFRGWEPFPAYLGLGFFLRGEGIHPTPFGTLASPETFGGLGAGSTCFWIDPIRDLSYVFMSSGLMEDSYSIERHQKLSDLVFAALTD